A section of the Candidatus Cloacimonadota bacterium genome encodes:
- the ppdK gene encoding pyruvate, phosphate dikinase, with the protein MDEKKRVYLFGNGKADGKANMKELLGGKGANLAEMNLIGLPVPPGFTITTEACNEYYDLGRDEVKKLLEQDVKKAVTQVEEVMSSGFGDKNNPLLLSVRSGARASMPGMMDTVLNLGLNDEVVEGLSKIAGNERFAWDSYRRFIQMFGDVVMGLKPEKKEDTDPFEEIIDHLKEEKKIDNDIDLTIDDLKLLVDRFKKIIKEKTGKEFPIDPWQQLWESVMAVFDSWNTPRAVYYRKMHGYPADWGTAVNVQAMVFGNMGDNSATGVAFTRDAATGEKLFNGEYLINAQGEDVVAGIRTPQEITKEGSQRWAKLQNISEEERVSKYPSLEETMPEVYKELYQIQQKLENHYKDMQDLEFTIQDGKLWILQTRNGKRTGPAMVKIAVDMLKEGLINEKTALLRNDPSKLDELLHPIFTQEALDKAKVISKGLPASPGAASGQIVFFAEEAEEWAQGGKDVILVRKETSPEDLRGMNVAKGILTSRGGMTSHAAVVARGMGKCCVSGAGTVTIDYRAKTLKAGDTELKEGDWISLNGTTGEVYEGKLETKLPDVSGDFETLMKLCDRFTTMAVRTNADTPKDSGIARKFGAKGIGLCRTEHMFFEGDRIKAVREMILAHDEEGRRKALEKLLPMQKEDFEGIFTAMDNLPVTIRLLDPPLHEFVPHDEKSQEEMAKELGVSAKEVKAKVESLNEMNPMLGHRGCRLGITYPEITEMQARAIFEAALNLKKKSIKAVPEIMIPLIGTVEEFVLQEKLIRKVADELFAERNDSIEYLVGTMIEIPRATIVADKIAEHAEFFSFGTNDLTQMTFGYSRDDAGKFLPVYLENNILKKDPFQVIDQEGVGMLIKLGIDKGRSTNKELKIGICGEHGGEPESVKFCHKVGMNYVSCSPYRVPIARLAAAQAAIE; encoded by the coding sequence ATGGATGAAAAAAAGAGAGTATATCTCTTTGGCAACGGAAAAGCTGATGGTAAAGCTAATATGAAAGAACTTTTAGGAGGGAAAGGAGCTAATTTAGCGGAAATGAATTTAATTGGTCTTCCGGTTCCTCCGGGATTTACAATAACTACAGAAGCCTGTAATGAATATTATGATCTGGGAAGAGATGAGGTAAAAAAACTATTGGAACAAGATGTAAAGAAAGCAGTTACCCAAGTAGAAGAGGTCATGAGTTCAGGTTTTGGTGATAAAAACAATCCACTACTATTATCGGTCAGATCAGGAGCCAGAGCTTCAATGCCCGGAATGATGGATACCGTTCTTAATCTTGGTTTAAATGATGAGGTAGTTGAAGGATTAAGTAAAATTGCCGGCAATGAAAGATTTGCTTGGGATTCCTATCGCAGATTTATTCAGATGTTTGGCGATGTGGTTATGGGTCTGAAACCTGAGAAAAAAGAAGATACAGATCCTTTCGAAGAGATTATTGATCATTTAAAGGAAGAAAAGAAAATTGATAATGATATAGATTTGACTATTGACGATTTGAAACTTCTGGTAGATAGATTTAAAAAGATTATCAAAGAAAAAACCGGTAAAGAATTTCCTATAGACCCTTGGCAGCAATTATGGGAATCTGTAATGGCAGTATTTGATAGCTGGAATACACCTAGAGCAGTATATTATCGCAAAATGCACGGCTATCCGGCAGATTGGGGAACAGCAGTCAATGTTCAAGCAATGGTTTTTGGCAATATGGGCGATAATAGTGCAACCGGAGTAGCTTTTACTCGTGATGCAGCTACCGGAGAAAAGTTATTCAATGGCGAGTATTTGATCAATGCTCAGGGTGAAGATGTCGTTGCAGGGATCAGAACACCTCAGGAGATTACAAAAGAAGGTTCGCAGCGTTGGGCAAAATTACAGAATATCTCAGAGGAAGAGAGGGTAAGTAAATACCCTTCTTTGGAAGAGACAATGCCGGAAGTTTATAAAGAGCTGTACCAAATCCAACAGAAACTTGAGAATCATTATAAAGACATGCAAGACTTGGAGTTCACTATTCAGGACGGAAAGCTATGGATATTACAGACCAGGAATGGGAAAAGAACAGGTCCGGCGATGGTGAAAATAGCTGTAGATATGCTCAAAGAAGGTTTGATAAATGAAAAAACGGCTCTGTTACGCAACGATCCAAGTAAGTTAGATGAACTATTACATCCAATATTTACCCAAGAAGCATTAGATAAAGCGAAAGTTATATCTAAAGGACTTCCCGCTTCTCCCGGTGCAGCTTCTGGACAAATTGTCTTCTTTGCAGAAGAAGCAGAAGAATGGGCACAAGGAGGGAAAGATGTTATCTTGGTTAGAAAAGAGACCTCACCAGAAGATTTGCGTGGCATGAATGTAGCCAAAGGCATTCTGACTTCTCGTGGGGGTATGACTTCTCATGCGGCAGTTGTAGCTCGAGGTATGGGAAAATGCTGTGTATCAGGAGCAGGAACGGTTACTATTGATTATCGAGCTAAGACTTTGAAAGCCGGAGATACGGAGTTGAAAGAGGGCGATTGGATCTCACTTAACGGAACAACGGGTGAAGTATACGAAGGCAAATTGGAAACTAAACTTCCAGATGTCAGTGGCGATTTTGAAACATTGATGAAATTATGTGACCGATTTACTACGATGGCAGTCAGAACTAACGCTGATACTCCTAAAGATTCAGGTATAGCAAGAAAGTTTGGTGCAAAAGGTATAGGACTATGTAGAACTGAACACATGTTCTTTGAAGGAGATAGAATAAAAGCAGTCAGAGAGATGATCTTAGCACACGATGAAGAAGGTCGACGTAAAGCCCTTGAAAAATTGTTACCGATGCAAAAAGAGGATTTTGAAGGTATCTTTACTGCTATGGATAACTTACCTGTAACAATTCGGCTCTTGGATCCACCTCTGCATGAATTTGTCCCTCACGACGAAAAGAGCCAAGAAGAAATGGCTAAAGAGCTGGGAGTAAGTGCCAAAGAAGTAAAAGCTAAGGTTGAATCTCTCAATGAGATGAATCCTATGCTTGGTCATAGAGGATGCCGCTTGGGAATAACATATCCAGAAATAACTGAGATGCAAGCAAGAGCAATTTTTGAAGCTGCTCTTAATTTAAAGAAGAAAAGTATCAAAGCTGTTCCTGAGATTATGATACCTTTGATCGGGACAGTTGAAGAATTTGTTTTACAAGAAAAACTGATTCGTAAAGTTGCGGATGAATTATTTGCTGAAAGAAATGACAGTATCGAGTATCTGGTCGGTACTATGATTGAAATTCCCAGAGCTACAATAGTGGCTGATAAGATAGCTGAACATGCGGAATTTTTCTCTTTTGGCACTAATGACTTGACACAGATGACCTTTGGATATTCTCGTGACGATGCAGGAAAATTCTTACCTGTATATTTGGAAAATAATATTCTGAAGAAGGATCCTTTTCAGGTTATTGACCAAGAGGGTGTAGGAATGTTGATTAAATTAGGTATTGATAAAGGTCGCAGCACAAACAAAGAATTGAAGATTGGTATCTGTGGTGAGCATGGTGGCGAACCTGAATCTGTTAAATTCTGCCATAAAGTAGGCATGAATTATGTTAGTTGTTCTCCTTATAGAGTTCCAATTGCTAGGTTAGCTGCAGCGCAAGCAGCAATAGAATAG
- a CDS encoding transketolase, translating to MKLSPISSDKIVSLKEKALIARAAILKATTLAGSGHPGGSMSTIDILLTLYEMLNIKPDNFQREDRDRVVVSNGHVSPGVYAALASNNFMPMEDFISQFRLCGSIFEGHIERSVPGVEWGTGNLGQGLSAGCGFALASKIKGLPYKVIVMMGDGEQQKGQLSEARRFAAKYKLDKLTAIVDYNRLQISGKINDIMPQNIKENYLSDGWHVLEIDGHSFTEISNSIIEASAIDKPVMILARTVMGKGVSFMENKEKYHGAAISEEQLTEALRELGFENDIEIYKELRRAYQPLTSCDLRDTQNYKLKAGEAILYEKPLDNRSAWGNAIADLAKINKKEPYTPLLVFDCDLQGSVKTNDFEKELPQNFFQCGIMEHHTATMSGAISLEGFQTFFADFGVFGVDETYNQHRLNDINHTNLKAIVTHVGLDVGEDGKTHQCLDYLALMRNLYHFRPIIPVCPNQTDRVIRYLIDKKGNYLVAMGRSKVPIITKEDGSPYYDEQYRFEYGIADIIRDGNDGALLTMGTLAGKALEVVDRLSEKDIHLQLWAISCPTAIDNICLQKAASTGLIFTYEDHNVNSGLGSIVADKLMESNLNPKLVKFGVTDYALSGKSEDVLRYAGLDPVTITGRIKNDLIASS from the coding sequence ATGAAATTATCACCAATCTCTTCAGACAAGATCGTATCTTTAAAAGAAAAAGCTTTAATAGCTCGGGCAGCAATATTGAAAGCCACCACTCTCGCCGGATCAGGACATCCCGGCGGTTCTATGTCAACAATAGACATTTTACTGACCCTTTATGAAATGTTAAACATCAAACCTGATAACTTTCAAAGAGAAGATAGAGATCGAGTAGTAGTTAGTAATGGTCACGTTTCACCCGGTGTTTATGCTGCATTGGCAAGTAATAATTTTATGCCGATGGAAGATTTTATATCTCAGTTCCGCTTATGTGGTAGTATCTTTGAAGGTCATATCGAGAGATCAGTTCCTGGAGTAGAATGGGGAACAGGCAATTTAGGTCAGGGTCTTTCTGCGGGTTGTGGTTTTGCACTTGCTTCAAAGATCAAGGGTTTACCATACAAAGTTATTGTCATGATGGGAGATGGTGAACAGCAAAAAGGGCAGCTTTCCGAAGCACGACGTTTTGCTGCAAAATACAAACTAGATAAGCTTACAGCGATCGTTGATTATAACAGACTCCAGATCAGTGGCAAAATCAATGATATTATGCCACAAAATATCAAAGAAAACTACCTATCCGATGGTTGGCATGTATTAGAGATAGATGGACATAGTTTTACCGAAATCAGTAACTCCATAATTGAAGCTTCAGCAATTGATAAACCAGTGATGATTTTAGCAAGAACCGTTATGGGTAAAGGTGTATCTTTCATGGAAAATAAAGAGAAGTATCATGGAGCTGCCATCTCTGAAGAGCAACTTACAGAGGCGTTAAGAGAATTGGGTTTTGAAAATGACATAGAGATTTATAAAGAATTGCGAAGAGCTTATCAGCCATTAACTTCCTGTGATTTAAGAGATACTCAAAATTATAAGCTCAAGGCGGGAGAGGCAATTCTTTATGAGAAACCTCTCGATAACCGTTCTGCTTGGGGTAATGCCATTGCTGATTTAGCTAAGATCAATAAGAAAGAGCCCTATACACCACTTTTAGTTTTTGATTGTGACCTGCAGGGTAGCGTAAAAACAAATGATTTTGAAAAAGAATTACCCCAAAATTTCTTCCAATGTGGGATCATGGAACATCATACAGCCACCATGTCAGGTGCCATTTCATTAGAAGGGTTTCAGACCTTTTTTGCCGATTTTGGTGTATTTGGTGTAGATGAGACATATAATCAACATCGTTTAAATGATATCAATCATACGAACTTAAAGGCCATAGTGACTCATGTTGGACTTGATGTTGGTGAAGATGGTAAAACCCATCAATGTCTTGATTATCTGGCTCTGATGAGAAATCTCTACCATTTTCGGCCGATCATTCCTGTCTGTCCCAACCAAACCGACCGTGTTATTCGCTACCTGATCGATAAAAAAGGAAATTATCTTGTTGCCATGGGGCGTTCCAAAGTTCCAATCATCACCAAAGAGGATGGATCTCCGTACTATGATGAGCAATACCGTTTCGAGTATGGTATTGCTGATATAATAAGAGATGGGAATGATGGAGCTTTGTTAACTATGGGTACTTTAGCAGGAAAAGCTCTAGAAGTTGTAGATAGATTAAGTGAAAAGGATATTCACTTGCAGCTTTGGGCTATCTCCTGTCCAACTGCTATTGATAATATTTGTTTGCAAAAAGCTGCTTCGACCGGATTGATCTTCACTTATGAAGACCATAATGTTAATTCGGGTTTAGGAAGTATCGTTGCTGACAAATTAATGGAATCTAATCTCAACCCCAAACTAGTCAAATTCGGAGTTACCGATTATGCACTCTCCGGAAAATCAGAAGATGTCTTGCGTTATGCCGGATTAGATCCAGTGACAATTACTGGTCGGATAAAGAACGACTTAATAGCAAGTAGTTAA
- a CDS encoding GNAT family N-acetyltransferase, with product MLIRELKKSEISDAVRLKIYCEDNDFPNIVEPGTFNYEQELNLIHTWLNEKDFTDIRRLYGAFYNEKFVGFIGSSLAEEDDCDKGVEINYLFIDKDHRGQGIGTNLVKKVVDEYLKQSIKNIIVYCYHESKAFSFYHKFLKGKILRQVIQYPSKKPVLVDIFIWDTLKLQQYLAKKLPIDNH from the coding sequence ATGCTAATAAGAGAACTTAAAAAAAGCGAAATATCCGATGCGGTTAGACTGAAGATCTATTGTGAAGATAATGATTTCCCCAATATAGTAGAGCCGGGGACTTTTAATTATGAACAAGAGTTAAATCTAATTCATACTTGGTTAAACGAAAAAGATTTTACTGATATAAGGCGATTATACGGAGCATTTTATAATGAAAAGTTTGTTGGTTTTATTGGCTCTAGTTTAGCAGAAGAAGATGATTGCGATAAAGGTGTAGAGATAAACTATCTCTTTATAGATAAAGATCATAGAGGGCAAGGTATAGGAACTAACCTTGTTAAAAAGGTGGTTGATGAATACTTGAAACAGAGTATTAAAAATATTATTGTCTATTGTTATCACGAATCAAAAGCCTTTTCCTTCTATCACAAGTTTTTAAAAGGAAAGATATTGAGACAAGTAATTCAATATCCGAGTAAAAAACCTGTACTGGTTGATATTTTTATCTGGGATACCTTAAAACTCCAACAATATTTGGCTAAAAAGTTGCCTATAGATAACCATTAA
- a CDS encoding DUF861 domain-containing protein has product MASLVIKKLSEEEIQRLGIRNWPIWEKEISRFDWYYDNTEECLLIEGEVEVETTEGTYHFGKGDFVVFQKGLKCVWNIKQPVRKYYNFEE; this is encoded by the coding sequence ATGGCATCCTTAGTAATAAAAAAACTTTCAGAAGAGGAAATACAACGATTAGGTATTAGAAACTGGCCTATTTGGGAGAAAGAGATCTCCCGATTCGACTGGTATTATGATAATACAGAAGAGTGTTTGTTGATCGAAGGAGAGGTAGAAGTTGAGACTACCGAAGGGACTTATCATTTTGGAAAGGGTGATTTTGTCGTTTTCCAAAAAGGATTGAAATGTGTCTGGAACATCAAACAACCAGTCCGGAAGTACTATAATTTCGAAGAATAA
- a CDS encoding TldD/PmbA family protein, translating into MYDNEFNAIFEKAKDKVDDIEILLSSGKSFSVRIHNQNVESFDYADSIGIGIRIIKDGRVGYAYTEELSDEAFSLIIKEAVANSETVENLEPVFFSNFPDLEQKLDIYSEELDKVKVEAKIDIAKKLESLALAADKRIFNVPYAAYSDGYGYAKIANSKGLHKESKTNHCVAFLMVLAQEGEDKKSGSDFIITRDFQKINPEKLVDKAVRQAIDLLNAEKPDTGQFPVVINNETMGALLSTFSGIFSAKNVQEGKSLLKGRIGQTIANSIVTIIDDGLHPDGMSTAPFDSEGYPSQKTLLINKGILTSFLHNNVTATIDKTKSTGNASRSYKSSLTVSPTNFVLQSGDYSKEDLLKSYDRIIELVSLQGLHSGANPISGDFSLAAEGFLYEKGVKKTGLSDFTVSGNFFQILQDIEKVGNDEIFNMQSCSAPSVLIKKISISSKSKQ; encoded by the coding sequence ATGTACGATAATGAATTTAACGCGATTTTTGAGAAAGCAAAAGATAAAGTAGATGATATTGAAATACTCTTATCAAGTGGTAAATCATTTTCTGTGAGAATTCATAATCAGAATGTGGAATCGTTTGATTATGCTGACAGTATCGGAATTGGTATAAGGATCATCAAAGATGGACGGGTTGGATATGCATATACAGAAGAGTTAAGTGACGAAGCTTTTAGTTTGATTATCAAAGAAGCGGTTGCCAATAGTGAAACTGTAGAGAACTTAGAACCCGTTTTCTTCAGTAATTTTCCCGATCTAGAGCAAAAGTTAGATATCTATTCAGAAGAGTTGGATAAAGTAAAGGTTGAAGCTAAGATCGATATAGCAAAAAAATTGGAATCTCTGGCATTGGCAGCTGATAAAAGGATTTTTAATGTACCTTATGCAGCTTATAGTGACGGTTACGGTTATGCTAAGATCGCAAATAGCAAAGGATTGCACAAAGAGAGTAAAACTAACCATTGTGTTGCTTTTCTAATGGTTTTGGCTCAGGAAGGGGAAGATAAGAAATCGGGAAGTGATTTTATTATTACCCGAGATTTCCAAAAAATAAATCCTGAAAAACTGGTTGATAAAGCTGTCAGGCAGGCAATTGATCTGCTTAATGCCGAAAAACCTGATACCGGACAATTTCCGGTGGTCATCAACAATGAGACTATGGGTGCTTTGTTGAGTACGTTTTCTGGCATATTCTCAGCAAAAAATGTACAAGAAGGGAAATCACTTCTTAAAGGAAGAATCGGTCAAACAATAGCCAACTCGATCGTTACTATTATTGATGATGGACTACACCCTGACGGTATGTCAACTGCACCATTTGATTCAGAAGGTTATCCATCTCAGAAAACCTTACTGATAAATAAAGGAATTTTAACAAGTTTTCTACATAATAATGTCACAGCGACAATTGATAAGACAAAATCTACCGGAAATGCCTCGCGAAGTTACAAATCCTCTTTGACTGTATCACCGACTAACTTTGTGCTGCAATCTGGGGATTATAGTAAAGAAGATCTACTTAAGAGCTATGATAGAATTATAGAACTGGTCAGCTTGCAGGGTTTACATTCAGGAGCTAACCCAATATCAGGAGACTTTTCGTTAGCAGCTGAAGGATTTCTTTATGAAAAAGGGGTTAAAAAGACAGGACTCTCAGATTTCACTGTTTCTGGTAACTTCTTTCAGATTTTGCAAGACATTGAAAAAGTCGGGAATGATGAAATATTCAATATGCAATCATGTTCTGCTCCATCAGTATTGATCAAGAAAATATCGATTAGTAGTAAGAGTAAACAGTAG
- a CDS encoding TldD/PmbA family protein has translation MISKELIAKVLDCALSNGADFAELFLENTYNSTIRFYNGKTQQSVVGKDFGIGLRVFYGKSAIYAYTSDLSEKSLLAAAEAISKADQNDKIITPRELKNQQITNIHKMILPGENVAKKDKIDFIRIIDSTARGFNERVLQVDLTLLEKKQDILIANSEGLHVEDQRNYTRIFTMIIASNDKESQTCFDGPGALAGYEFIKTLDPVKIGADTAKSAVTMLSAKYAPSGTFPVVIDNGFGGVIFHEACGHSLEATSVAKGASIFAGKLNQQIASEKVTAIDDGTIENKWGSTNIDDEGTPTQKTILIDKGILKSYMIDKLGGRKMGMESTGSGRRQSYRYAPTSRMRNTYIAPGNDKFDDMIKSIDFGLYAKKMGGGSVLPGTGNFNFSVAEGYLIQNGKIAAPVRGATLIGNGGEILKKISMVSDNLDFSEGMCGSISGSIPTCVGQPAIKVDQIIIGGR, from the coding sequence ATGATAAGCAAAGAATTAATCGCTAAAGTTCTCGACTGTGCTTTGTCTAACGGAGCTGATTTTGCTGAGCTGTTTCTGGAAAACACTTATAATTCAACTATCCGTTTTTATAATGGAAAGACTCAACAAAGTGTGGTTGGTAAAGACTTTGGTATTGGTTTACGAGTGTTTTACGGAAAGTCGGCGATTTATGCCTATACAAGTGATTTATCTGAAAAATCATTGTTAGCAGCTGCAGAAGCAATATCAAAAGCAGATCAGAACGATAAAATAATCACTCCTCGGGAACTAAAAAATCAACAGATAACAAATATTCATAAGATGATCTTACCCGGTGAAAATGTAGCTAAAAAGGATAAGATTGATTTTATCAGAATAATTGATAGCACAGCTCGTGGGTTCAATGAAAGGGTTTTACAGGTAGATCTGACTCTATTGGAGAAAAAACAGGATATTCTGATAGCTAACAGTGAAGGTTTACATGTCGAAGATCAACGAAATTATACGAGGATTTTTACCATGATCATTGCCAGCAATGATAAAGAGAGTCAAACATGCTTTGACGGTCCCGGAGCTTTAGCCGGTTATGAGTTTATCAAAACTCTCGATCCGGTCAAGATAGGAGCTGATACAGCAAAATCTGCTGTTACAATGCTCTCAGCAAAATATGCTCCCAGTGGGACATTTCCTGTTGTTATCGATAACGGATTTGGTGGGGTTATTTTTCATGAGGCCTGTGGACATAGTTTAGAAGCGACTTCAGTAGCAAAAGGAGCATCGATATTTGCTGGCAAACTCAATCAACAGATAGCATCTGAAAAAGTAACCGCTATCGATGATGGAACAATAGAAAACAAGTGGGGATCAACAAACATAGATGATGAAGGAACGCCAACTCAGAAAACCATTTTGATCGACAAGGGGATCTTAAAATCTTATATGATAGATAAACTCGGTGGGAGAAAAATGGGAATGGAATCTACAGGTAGTGGTCGTCGTCAATCTTATAGATATGCTCCTACATCGAGAATGCGTAATACATACATTGCACCGGGAAACGATAAATTTGATGATATGATCAAATCGATCGATTTTGGTCTCTATGCTAAGAAGATGGGTGGAGGTTCAGTACTTCCGGGGACAGGTAACTTTAACTTTTCAGTAGCCGAAGGATACCTTATACAAAATGGGAAAATTGCTGCACCTGTAAGAGGTGCCACACTTATTGGCAATGGCGGAGAAATACTTAAAAAGATCAGCATGGTTTCTGATAATCTTGATTTTTCAGAGGGTATGTGCGGTTCGATCAGTGGTAGTATCCCAACCTGTGTAGGACAACCTGCCATAAAAGTTGACCAGATTATAATCGGTGGAAGATAA
- a CDS encoding PorT family protein, with translation MKQVVVIVALLLVFSALNAQKSYGLRGGLSMVKVNDMDMIGDSDSKTAFHIGGMVYYPLEGDFIVQVEGLFSQRGGEYKESGYDGWDLWSETYKLNLTYLEVPVLVKYDIPLETFNIQPYAGASLGLLLSSKMKWTVRESGYSESGTEDIKDDTNDIDFGLLFGGDVLLRNQFLLGLRYHLGLSEVNEGFGGKNSAIMINAGYLLR, from the coding sequence ATGAAACAGGTCGTTGTTATTGTAGCACTCTTGCTGGTATTTAGTGCACTAAATGCGCAGAAGAGTTATGGATTGAGAGGTGGATTAAGTATGGTCAAAGTCAACGATATGGATATGATAGGTGATTCAGATAGCAAAACCGCCTTTCATATCGGTGGCATGGTCTATTACCCTCTCGAAGGAGATTTCATTGTTCAAGTTGAAGGGCTGTTTTCGCAGCGTGGTGGTGAATACAAAGAATCTGGGTATGATGGTTGGGATTTATGGTCAGAAACCTACAAGTTGAATTTGACCTATCTTGAAGTTCCTGTACTCGTCAAATACGATATTCCTCTGGAGACATTTAATATCCAACCTTATGCAGGAGCTTCCCTGGGTTTACTGCTGAGTTCAAAAATGAAATGGACTGTAAGGGAAAGTGGTTATTCTGAATCAGGAACAGAAGATATAAAAGATGATACTAATGATATTGACTTCGGTTTGCTTTTTGGTGGTGATGTATTGCTGCGCAACCAATTTTTGCTTGGGTTAAGATACCATCTTGGACTGAGTGAAGTCAACGAAGGTTTTGGGGGTAAGAACAGTGCCATTATGATTAATGCTGGTTATCTGTTAAGATAA
- a CDS encoding DUF1015 family protein: MALIRAFKGFRPRKDMVEKVASPPYDVINSEEARELAKGNPYSFLHVVKSEIDLPEDTDHYSDLVYQTAKENLHNMINQGIFVEDKEPSLYLYQQQMGDHKQIGLVACASIDDYEKDIIKKHELTRADKEQDRIKHVDTLNANTGPVFLTYPADPEIDNTVSRLITQEPEYHFQTDDSVYHTLWHISDPQVIDFFVSKFAHIPALYVADGHHRSASAYKVGQIRKAANPNHTGNEEYNFFLSVLFPGEQLKILDYNRVVKDLNGLTNEQFLQRVKEQFVVDEMPTGTQYKPNSKHTIGMYLAGSWYKLTPKEGTYQPNDPVKSLDVAILMDNLLSPVLGIGDPRKDKRIDFVGGIRGLKELEKRVNQGEAVAFAMYPTSVQDLIEIADSGAIMPPKSTWFEPKLKSGMVIHFLS, translated from the coding sequence ATGGCATTAATCAGAGCTTTTAAAGGTTTCAGACCGCGCAAAGATATGGTGGAAAAAGTCGCCAGCCCACCTTATGATGTGATCAATAGTGAAGAGGCAAGGGAGTTAGCAAAAGGTAATCCCTATAGTTTCCTGCATGTAGTTAAGTCAGAGATTGACTTGCCGGAAGATACCGATCATTATAGTGATCTCGTTTATCAGACAGCGAAAGAGAACCTGCACAATATGATTAATCAAGGTATTTTCGTAGAAGATAAAGAGCCCTCATTGTATCTATATCAGCAGCAGATGGGTGATCATAAGCAAATAGGTCTCGTTGCTTGTGCATCGATAGATGATTATGAAAAGGACATTATAAAGAAACATGAGTTGACCCGCGCTGATAAGGAGCAAGACCGGATCAAACACGTCGATACTCTCAATGCCAATACAGGTCCTGTATTCCTTACTTACCCGGCAGATCCCGAAATCGATAACACTGTTTCCCGTTTAATAACTCAAGAGCCGGAATATCATTTTCAAACCGATGATTCTGTATATCATACTTTATGGCATATCTCAGATCCGCAGGTCATTGATTTTTTTGTAAGCAAATTCGCCCATATCCCTGCTCTATATGTAGCTGATGGTCATCACCGTTCTGCTTCTGCTTATAAAGTAGGTCAAATAAGAAAAGCAGCTAATCCTAACCATACAGGTAATGAAGAATACAACTTCTTTTTATCTGTACTATTTCCCGGCGAACAGCTCAAGATATTGGATTATAACCGTGTTGTTAAAGATCTCAATGGGCTGACCAACGAACAATTCTTACAAAGAGTAAAAGAACAATTTGTTGTGGATGAGATGCCTACAGGCACACAATACAAACCTAATAGCAAACATACAATCGGAATGTATCTTGCAGGTAGTTGGTATAAACTAACTCCAAAAGAGGGAACTTATCAACCAAACGATCCTGTCAAATCACTCGATGTTGCTATCTTGATGGATAATCTGCTTAGTCCGGTTTTGGGTATCGGAGATCCACGCAAAGATAAGAGAATAGATTTTGTTGGTGGTATCAGGGGTTTAAAAGAGCTGGAGAAACGTGTCAATCAGGGCGAAGCAGTTGCTTTCGCTATGTATCCCACTTCGGTTCAAGATCTAATAGAAATAGCTGATTCCGGTGCTATTATGCCCCCTAAATCTACTTGGTTTGAACCAAAACTCAAGTCTGGAATGGTAATCCATTTTCTGTCTTAG